Proteins encoded in a region of the Apilactobacillus apisilvae genome:
- the rplJ gene encoding 50S ribosomal protein L10 translates to MPKKQVIDAKAKRVEAVTEKFNNATSAIIINYRGLNVAEVTDLRKQLRDANVAFNVIKNNIAVRASKEAGYEELGDLFKGPTAVAFSDEDPIAPAKILKNFADNTDAVELKGGILENKVASLDEIEAFASLPSREESISTLANILQAPVRKFAIAVKAVAEKDDGDAA, encoded by the coding sequence ATGCCAAAGAAACAAGTTATTGATGCTAAAGCTAAACGAGTAGAAGCTGTTACTGAAAAGTTTAACAATGCTACTTCTGCTATCATTATTAACTATCGTGGTTTAAACGTTGCTGAAGTTACTGATTTACGTAAACAATTACGTGATGCAAACGTTGCTTTCAATGTTATTAAAAATAATATCGCTGTTCGTGCTTCTAAAGAAGCCGGATACGAAGAATTAGGTGATTTATTCAAGGGACCTACAGCCGTAGCTTTCTCTGATGAAGATCCTATTGCACCAGCTAAAATTCTAAAGAATTTTGCTGATAACACTGATGCTGTTGAACTTAAGGGTGGTATCCTTGAAAATAAGGTTGCTAGTCTTGATGAAATTGAAGCATTTGCTTCATTACCAAGTCGAGAAGAATCTATTTCAACTCTTGCAAACATCTTGCAAGCACCTGTTCGTAAATTTGCTATTGCTGTTAAAGCAGTTGCTGAAAAAGACGATGGTGACGCAGCTTAG